One Avibacterium avium genomic window carries:
- a CDS encoding alpha/beta hydrolase → MSAFNHYLEMQEHFLYVPYYQHHRRVRVLLPKDYHNEPWQHYPVLYMHDGQNVFYSKESYSGHSWKIIPTIKHYQHLPKLIIVGIDNAGAERLNEYAPWRTDVGNNDDVRNVGGRGAEYAQWVVNEVKTFIDKTYRTLPNAETTLLAGSSMGGIITAYMGAAYPHIFGHLGVFSLASWFSEPAFMHFIHHHPLQPQSRVFIQVGTNEGDEMDSQFISNMNQAYIDCTLRYYQALLRTGHPLDHIRLRIMANEIHHEMHWADHFVEFLHFALLNR, encoded by the coding sequence ATGAGTGCGTTTAATCATTATCTGGAAATGCAAGAGCATTTTCTTTATGTGCCTTATTATCAGCACCACCGCCGCGTGCGGGTGTTGCTGCCAAAGGATTATCACAATGAGCCTTGGCAACATTATCCCGTGCTTTATATGCACGACGGGCAAAATGTGTTTTATAGCAAAGAATCCTATTCGGGCCATTCGTGGAAAATTATCCCTACCATTAAGCATTATCAACATTTGCCGAAACTCATTATTGTCGGTATTGATAATGCAGGGGCAGAACGGCTGAACGAATATGCCCCTTGGCGGACGGATGTGGGCAATAACGATGACGTGCGCAATGTGGGCGGACGTGGTGCGGAATATGCGCAATGGGTGGTTAATGAGGTTAAAACATTTATCGATAAAACCTACCGCACTTTGCCAAATGCAGAAACCACCTTGCTTGCTGGTAGCTCAATGGGTGGTATTATCACCGCTTATATGGGCGCGGCGTATCCGCACATTTTTGGCCATTTGGGCGTGTTTTCCCTTGCATCTTGGTTTAGTGAGCCTGCGTTTATGCACTTTATTCATCATCACCCTTTACAGCCACAAAGCCGCGTGTTTATCCAAGTTGGCACAAATGAAGGCGATGAAATGGATTCACAATTTATTTCTAATATGAACCAAGCTTACATTGATTGCACCCTGCGTTATTATCAGGCTTTGCTACGCACAGGGCATCCGCTAGACCATATCCGCTTACGCATTATGGCGAACGAAATCCACCACGAAATGCACTGGGCAGATCATTTTGTCGAGTTTTTGCATTTTGCGTTATTGAATCGATAA
- the gpt gene encoding xanthine phosphoribosyltransferase, translated as MSEKYVVTWDMFHMHARKLSERLLPASQWKGIIAVSRGGLFPAAVLARELSIRHVETVCIASYDHNQQGELNVLHAAQVPNGGEGFIVVDDLVDTGNTARAIRELYPNARFVTVFAKPAGADLVDDYVIDIPQNTWIEQPWDMGITFVPPLARK; from the coding sequence ATGAGTGAAAAATATGTTGTGACTTGGGATATGTTCCATATGCACGCACGCAAATTATCTGAACGTTTATTGCCAGCATCACAATGGAAAGGCATTATTGCGGTGAGCCGTGGGGGATTGTTTCCTGCTGCGGTATTGGCGCGTGAATTGAGCATTCGCCACGTTGAAACTGTGTGTATCGCAAGCTACGATCATAATCAGCAAGGCGAATTAAATGTTTTACACGCTGCGCAAGTGCCTAACGGCGGCGAAGGCTTTATCGTGGTCGATGATTTAGTGGATACTGGCAACACAGCGCGTGCCATTCGTGAACTTTATCCAAATGCCCGTTTTGTAACGGTTTTTGCAAAACCGGCAGGGGCGGATTTAGTGGACGATTATGTGATCGATATTCCACAAAACACTTGGATTGAACAGCCTTGGGATATGGGCATCACTTTCGTTCCACCATTGGCGAGAAAATAA
- a CDS encoding aminoacyl-histidine dipeptidase, translating into MSEIQQLQPTLLWKWFDQICAIPHPSYHEEALANFIVNWAKEKQFFVERDEVGNILIRKPASAGMENRPTVVLQAHLDMVPQANEDTQHDFQKDPIQPYIEGEWVTAKGTTLGADNGIGLASALAALEEENLAHPELEVLLTMTEEQGMEGAIGLRPNWLKSQIMINTDTEENGEIYIGCAGGVNADLSVPVQKIANPYAHSYELVLKGLRGGHSGVDIHTGRVNAVKALVRFLAHLKQDHPQIDFAISQIKGGSVRNAIPREAFVTLCFDGDLAPLQSAVENFEVLLKTELAIAEPNLSLFLQPVEKPAHIFDNHSQNNVINLFNALPNGVIRYSDAVENVVETSLSLGVLKTSDNQVNATILIRSLIESGKYYVQEMLKSLTALCGASVNFAGNYPGWEPHPDSKILALTSQIYADILGHQPEIKVIHAGLECGLLKKIYPNLDVVSIGPTIINAHSPDEKVHIPAVQTYWQLLTRILAEVK; encoded by the coding sequence ATGTCTGAAATCCAACAACTCCAACCTACCTTGTTGTGGAAATGGTTCGATCAAATCTGCGCCATTCCTCACCCTTCTTATCACGAAGAAGCACTGGCTAACTTCATCGTAAACTGGGCAAAAGAAAAACAATTTTTTGTCGAGCGCGATGAAGTCGGCAATATTTTAATTCGCAAGCCTGCAAGCGCTGGTATGGAAAATCGCCCTACCGTGGTGCTGCAAGCTCATCTTGATATGGTGCCACAAGCCAACGAAGACACCCAACACGATTTCCAAAAAGACCCTATTCAACCTTATATCGAGGGCGAATGGGTCACCGCCAAAGGCACAACCCTAGGGGCGGATAACGGGATTGGCCTTGCTTCTGCCCTTGCCGCATTAGAAGAGGAAAACCTTGCTCACCCAGAGTTAGAAGTCTTGCTCACAATGACCGAAGAGCAAGGAATGGAAGGGGCAATTGGTTTGCGTCCAAACTGGCTGAAAAGCCAAATTATGATCAACACGGATACCGAAGAAAACGGCGAAATTTATATTGGCTGTGCGGGTGGCGTGAATGCTGATCTCAGTGTTCCTGTGCAAAAAATTGCCAACCCTTATGCGCATAGTTACGAGCTAGTATTAAAAGGCTTGCGTGGCGGGCATTCTGGCGTGGATATTCACACAGGACGCGTCAATGCCGTGAAAGCGCTGGTTCGTTTTCTTGCCCATCTCAAACAAGATCACCCACAAATTGATTTCGCCATTAGCCAAATTAAGGGCGGCTCAGTACGCAATGCCATTCCGCGTGAAGCCTTTGTAACCCTATGCTTTGATGGCGATCTCGCCCCATTACAAAGTGCGGTGGAAAATTTTGAAGTTTTATTAAAAACCGAATTAGCCATTGCCGAACCCAATCTGAGTTTGTTCTTACAACCTGTTGAAAAACCAGCACATATTTTTGATAACCATTCACAAAATAACGTCATTAACCTATTTAATGCCTTACCAAACGGCGTAATTCGTTACAGTGATGCGGTAGAAAATGTAGTGGAAACCTCACTCAGTTTAGGCGTGCTAAAAACCTCAGACAACCAAGTGAACGCCACAATTTTAATTCGTTCGCTGATTGAAAGCGGCAAATATTATGTGCAAGAAATGCTGAAATCTTTGACCGCACTTTGTGGTGCAAGCGTCAATTTTGCTGGCAATTACCCAGGTTGGGAACCTCACCCAGACAGCAAAATCCTAGCCCTAACCAGCCAAATTTACGCGGATATTTTAGGCCATCAACCTGAAATAAAAGTGATTCACGCAGGGTTAGAATGTGGCTTGCTGAAAAAAATCTACCCTAATTTAGATGTCGTTTCTATCGGCCCAACTATTATTAACGCCCATTCCCCTGATGAAAAAGTGCATATCCCCGCCGTGCAAACCTACTGGCAATTACTCACCAGAATTTTGGCTGAAGTGAAGTAA
- a CDS encoding autotransporter outer membrane beta-barrel domain-containing protein — MDHHPNDGAAILSLMLGDTGVVKPNVTLTVGSSVEQINGENEYGGSAIHLYQGDLIAQGGKIILNGNGTEGIDSYHSNIQLESLSILMNAENASAISNFGGINFNGNHLSITGNQDGQAVFDFAKEIKDQMTLDLTNSQISLNNKSYVFKLEGPTRGDETKELVSKITLDNNTISAGSFFNYITENAKKDAIAFQINGGEIKADRLIDINDQHIIDLIREEPDAPDISNNLSLKIQADQGAKLQGVSYINPNYEHGTVDLTLNGNSQWKFKGDSTLDNLNVNNSTIEFEPDSAFHTLTINQDLSGNGEFILNSDLASEKADQIIVKGSVTGEHRLLVRNSRNEPKKENGKVILVKTNSGDGTFSLKDKPYVDAGIYRYELAKDNNNWVLAHKGKSADTEEPQPQPQPQPQPQPQPQPQPQPQPQPQPQPQPQPQPQPQPQPQPQPQPQPQPQPQPQGDDEGARTFSQYANNVISIQQAVRAYLYTQGETVSERVGFLHNTERLTGFWVQNTNNWSEVDSYQTLLANTSGFKQRNHLLNVGYDTHFVNQDTYYYAGLYTGLGQGKIDFDKDYGSAKIKGNHIGIYGGMQWQNGLFLDADYSYNRLRLSGDEVDKQSFNAHSLRLGTGIKLPMSANWSVVPQASISATKFNGNTTYRSKLGAQFMGNIAFSSLSLKPYAGIYWLNDFGSSDIVINQYKADIQSFGNRTQFELGTALKTTLGSFDVSVKNQMGSRYRENVQLNLGYSYQW, encoded by the coding sequence TTGGACCACCACCCTAACGACGGTGCGGCTATTCTTAGCCTTATGTTAGGCGATACGGGCGTAGTGAAACCAAACGTAACATTGACGGTAGGTTCAAGCGTAGAACAAATCAATGGAGAAAATGAATATGGGGGGAGCGCAATTCATCTATATCAAGGAGATTTAATTGCCCAAGGAGGAAAAATTATTTTAAATGGTAATGGTACGGAAGGAATTGATTCTTATCATTCCAATATACAATTAGAGAGTTTGTCTATTTTAATGAATGCAGAGAACGCGAGTGCTATATCAAACTTTGGGGGAATAAATTTTAACGGAAATCATCTATCCATAACAGGCAATCAAGATGGGCAAGCTGTCTTTGATTTTGCAAAAGAAATTAAAGACCAAATGACGTTAGATTTAACAAATAGCCAAATTTCTTTGAATAATAAAAGCTATGTATTTAAATTAGAAGGCCCAACAAGGGGAGATGAAACCAAAGAATTAGTTTCTAAAATCACCCTTGACAATAATACTATTTCAGCAGGTTCTTTCTTTAATTATATTACTGAGAATGCAAAAAAAGATGCCATTGCTTTTCAAATTAATGGCGGCGAAATTAAAGCAGATCGATTAATTGATATTAATGATCAGCATATAATCGATCTGATTAGAGAAGAACCTGATGCGCCTGACATCAGCAACAATCTATCCCTAAAAATCCAAGCCGATCAAGGCGCGAAATTGCAAGGCGTGAGCTATATCAATCCTAACTACGAACACGGCACGGTGGACTTAACCTTAAATGGCAATAGCCAGTGGAAATTTAAAGGCGATAGCACCTTAGATAATCTCAACGTAAATAATTCAACCATTGAGTTTGAGCCAGATTCCGCATTCCACACCTTAACAATTAACCAAGATTTATCGGGTAACGGTGAATTTATTCTAAATTCCGATCTTGCTTCTGAAAAAGCCGATCAGATTATTGTCAAAGGTAGCGTAACAGGTGAGCATCGTTTACTGGTGCGAAATTCTCGCAATGAACCGAAAAAAGAAAATGGCAAAGTCATTTTAGTGAAAACCAATTCAGGCGATGGAACATTCAGCTTAAAAGATAAGCCTTATGTCGATGCAGGGATTTATCGCTATGAATTAGCGAAAGATAATAATAACTGGGTATTGGCACATAAAGGAAAATCAGCCGATACTGAAGAACCGCAACCGCAACCGCAACCGCAACCGCAACCGCAACCGCAACCGCAACCGCAACCGCAACCGCAACCGCAACCGCAACCGCAACCGCAACCGCAACCGCAACCGCAACCGCAACCGCAACCGCAACCGCAACCGCAACCGCAACCGCAACCGCAACCGCAACCGCAAGGCGATGATGAGGGAGCGAGAACATTTAGTCAATATGCCAATAATGTGATTTCAATCCAACAGGCGGTGCGCGCTTATTTATATACACAAGGGGAAACAGTAAGCGAACGCGTTGGTTTCTTGCATAATACAGAACGCTTAACCGGGTTCTGGGTGCAAAATACCAATAATTGGAGCGAAGTGGATTCGTACCAAACACTCTTAGCCAACACATCTGGCTTTAAACAGCGTAATCATTTGCTGAATGTTGGCTATGATACGCATTTTGTCAATCAAGATACCTATTACTATGCAGGGCTTTATACGGGGCTTGGTCAAGGCAAAATTGATTTCGACAAAGATTACGGCAGCGCAAAAATCAAAGGTAACCATATCGGTATTTATGGCGGAATGCAGTGGCAAAACGGCTTATTCCTTGATGCCGATTACAGCTACAACCGCTTACGCTTAAGTGGTGATGAAGTTGATAAACAAAGCTTCAATGCGCATAGCTTACGCCTTGGTACAGGCATTAAATTGCCAATGTCTGCTAATTGGAGTGTTGTGCCACAAGCGAGCATATCGGCAACCAAATTTAATGGTAACACAACTTACCGCAGCAAATTGGGCGCTCAATTTATGGGAAATATTGCGTTTTCATCGCTTAGCCTAAAACCTTATGCCGGAATTTATTGGCTAAATGATTTTGGCTCAAGCGATATTGTTATCAACCAATATAAAGCCGATATTCAATCATTCGGTAACCGCACTCAGTTTGAATTAGGTACAGCACTGAAAACCACATTGGGTTCTTTCGATGTGTCTGTGAAAAATCAAATGGGAAGCCGTTATAGAGAGAATGTCCAGCTAAATCTTGGTTATAGCTATCAATGGTAA
- the pepT gene encoding peptidase T: MQQQLIDRFFRYLAISSQSDASNPSVPSSQGQWEMAKLLAKELQELGVQEVEIDQHANVTGVLKGTKTNATAIGFCAHMDTVDVALSPHITPQIQTFNGQDLQLNAEKNIWLTVAEHPEILPYQGQEIIFSDGTSVLGADNKAAIANIMTALSMIKQNNIATGDIYIAFVPDEEIGLRGAKLLDLNKFKPQFAYTIDCCELGEVVYENFNAASASITIQGVSAHPMSAKNVLINPILVAQDFIALFDRSQTPECTENKEGYWWFNHFEANQSQAELSIAIRDFDKAQFEQRKAFIEQAVQQMQQRYPRAVINCTISDIYGNIANSLGEDRRSIDLLFNAMAQINVAPKVIPMRGGTDGAALSVKGITTPNYFTGAHNFHSRFEFLPVNSFVKSCELTLKLVELVAQE, from the coding sequence ATGCAACAACAATTAATTGATCGTTTTTTTCGTTATCTTGCGATTAGCAGTCAAAGTGATGCAAGTAATCCTTCTGTGCCGAGTAGCCAAGGACAATGGGAAATGGCAAAGCTATTGGCGAAAGAATTGCAAGAATTAGGCGTGCAAGAGGTTGAAATTGACCAACACGCCAACGTAACAGGCGTTTTGAAAGGCACTAAAACGAATGCCACTGCCATCGGTTTTTGTGCTCATATGGATACCGTAGATGTTGCGTTATCTCCTCATATCACACCGCAAATTCAAACCTTTAACGGACAGGATTTGCAACTTAATGCGGAGAAAAATATTTGGCTGACAGTTGCTGAACACCCTGAAATTTTGCCTTACCAAGGGCAAGAGATCATTTTTAGTGATGGCACGAGTGTGTTAGGTGCAGATAACAAAGCGGCAATTGCCAATATTATGACCGCACTTTCAATGATTAAGCAGAATAATATTGCTACAGGGGATATTTATATCGCTTTTGTGCCTGATGAAGAAATTGGCTTACGTGGTGCGAAGTTATTGGATCTTAACAAATTTAAGCCACAGTTCGCCTACACCATTGATTGTTGCGAGCTAGGCGAAGTGGTGTATGAAAACTTTAACGCCGCTTCTGCCAGCATAACTATTCAAGGCGTCAGTGCACACCCAATGTCGGCAAAAAATGTGCTGATTAATCCTATTTTAGTCGCACAAGATTTCATCGCCTTGTTTGATCGCAGCCAAACGCCAGAATGTACAGAAAACAAAGAAGGCTACTGGTGGTTTAATCATTTTGAAGCAAACCAAAGCCAAGCCGAGCTTAGCATTGCTATCCGAGATTTTGATAAAGCCCAATTTGAGCAACGCAAAGCTTTCATCGAACAAGCGGTACAGCAAATGCAACAGCGCTACCCAAGAGCGGTAATAAATTGCACAATTTCTGATATTTATGGCAATATCGCCAATAGTTTAGGTGAAGATCGCCGATCCATTGATTTATTATTTAATGCAATGGCGCAGATCAACGTAGCGCCAAAAGTGATCCCAATGCGCGGCGGCACAGACGGAGCAGCCCTGTCCGTAAAAGGCATCACCACCCCAAATTATTTCACCGGCGCACATAACTTTCATTCCCGTTTTGAGTTTCTGCCCGTTAATTCCTTCGTGAAATCTTGTGAGCTGACCTTAAAACTGGTGGAACTAGTAGCTCAGGAATAA